The following are encoded together in the Pedobacter steynii genome:
- a CDS encoding YegP family protein, protein MMGKFEIKTRKNGEFQFDLKAGNGQVILTSEGYTTKSNCLNGVESVKKNSQDDSKFDRKTSTNGKPYFNLKATNGQIIGTSEMYESEASRDNGIESVKKNAPDAEVSDLT, encoded by the coding sequence ATTATGGGAAAATTCGAGATCAAAACAAGAAAGAACGGTGAATTTCAGTTCGATTTAAAAGCTGGTAATGGTCAGGTCATCTTAACAAGTGAAGGCTATACCACAAAAAGCAATTGCCTTAATGGCGTCGAATCTGTTAAAAAGAACTCACAGGACGATAGCAAATTTGATAGAAAAACCTCCACCAATGGAAAACCTTACTTCAATTTAAAGGCTACCAACGGACAGATTATTGGTACCAGTGAAATGTATGAGTCCGAAGCAAGCCGGGATAATGGAATTGAATCTGTTAAAAAGAATGCGCCTGATGCAGAAGTATCAGATCTGACCTAA
- a CDS encoding M20/M25/M40 family metallo-hydrolase, translated as MKVYLLFPLIALLSCNTIKNPGQAQTGQHFSKIEQQLLKDVEVLSSDEYEGRKTGTKGAEMARAYLSIRFKQIGLKPIPSLVGYEQPFSFRNNKGVEIHGKNMIAYIPGKDQQVIVISAHYDHVGVMNGEVYNGADDNASGIAALLNFAAYYKKNQPNHTLIFAAFDAEEMGLRGSKAFVDKAPVALEKIRMNINMDMISHNDKGELYACGTYKYPELKKYFITTDPKIRVLLGHDDPKTGHEDWTNQSDQGSFNAKNIPFIYFGVEDHKDYHKASDEFQNINKKFFTDATASILEIINNIDKERNLQSIFREKLRMKKQ; from the coding sequence ATGAAAGTATACCTGCTATTTCCCTTAATTGCTCTGCTGAGCTGCAATACCATCAAGAATCCTGGTCAGGCACAAACCGGGCAACATTTTTCAAAGATAGAGCAGCAATTGTTAAAAGATGTAGAGGTCCTTTCATCCGACGAGTATGAGGGACGTAAAACAGGCACCAAGGGTGCAGAAATGGCCAGGGCATACCTAAGCATCAGATTTAAACAAATTGGTTTAAAACCAATCCCTTCGCTTGTAGGATATGAACAACCCTTCTCTTTCAGAAACAATAAAGGTGTAGAAATTCACGGAAAGAACATGATCGCTTATATTCCGGGAAAAGACCAGCAGGTGATCGTTATCTCCGCTCATTATGATCATGTTGGGGTCATGAACGGTGAGGTATACAACGGGGCGGACGACAATGCGTCGGGTATTGCTGCATTATTAAATTTTGCAGCCTATTATAAAAAGAACCAGCCCAACCACACCCTGATCTTTGCAGCTTTTGATGCAGAAGAAATGGGTTTAAGAGGCTCAAAAGCTTTTGTTGACAAAGCTCCGGTTGCACTGGAAAAGATCCGCATGAACATCAATATGGATATGATCAGTCATAATGACAAGGGGGAGCTTTATGCCTGTGGTACCTATAAATATCCTGAATTAAAGAAATATTTTATCACCACAGATCCGAAGATTAGAGTCTTGCTGGGGCATGACGATCCTAAAACAGGTCATGAGGACTGGACTAATCAGAGTGATCAGGGTTCGTTCAATGCTAAAAACATTCCTTTCATTTACTTCGGCGTTGAAGACCACAAAGATTACCACAAGGCATCAGATGAGTTTCAGAATATTAACAAAAAATTCTTTACCGATGCTACTGCTTCCATCCTGGAAATTATCAATAACATCGATAAAGAACGTAACCTGCAATCCATCTTCAGAGAAAAACTGCGGATGAAAAAGCAGTAA
- a CDS encoding glyceraldehyde-3-phosphate dehydrogenase, with translation MLKKYQSEFQSWIEKEKKAIELINVVGQLWFDRSIELVLFRKPLFDVGSSEILAHHQYAKEVSGKDIGIYETLELAVTISKCNLAPSRVDIGRLASEWLEDNNNYPTMNDFVVSKLSKHIGKDKINLKPKDVVLFGFGRIGRIAARELILQAGKGEQLRLRAIVTRSYSDEELIKRGELLRTDSIHGPFNGTITEDFENKALIINGQTIYFIEAKQPEDVDYTQYDIHDALLIDNTGIFRDREGLGRHLTAKGISKVLLTAPAKGDIPNVVAGINDAHIDYANETILSNASCTTNAIVPVLKLIDDAFGIEKGHIETVHSYTNDQNLLDNYHKKYRRGRAAALNLVITETGADKAVAKVIPHLGGKLTGNAVRVPTPNVSLAILNLSLNKVSSKEEVSEILRQASLFGDLSEQIEYSISNELVSTDLIGNSHASIIDGPATIMAKDNKSVVLYTWYDNEYGYTRQVIRLAKKLAGVVRLTYY, from the coding sequence ATGCTAAAGAAATACCAATCCGAATTTCAAAGTTGGATTGAAAAAGAAAAAAAAGCGATTGAATTGATTAACGTTGTTGGCCAGCTTTGGTTCGACAGATCTATTGAACTGGTACTATTCCGTAAACCTTTATTTGATGTTGGAAGCAGTGAAATACTGGCACATCACCAATATGCAAAGGAAGTTAGCGGAAAAGACATCGGCATTTATGAAACACTGGAACTTGCCGTTACCATCTCTAAATGTAACCTTGCCCCTTCTCGTGTTGACATTGGCAGACTAGCTTCAGAATGGCTGGAAGACAACAACAACTACCCTACAATGAACGACTTTGTAGTGAGTAAACTCAGCAAACACATCGGTAAAGACAAAATCAATCTGAAACCTAAAGACGTTGTTCTTTTTGGTTTTGGTCGTATCGGTCGTATTGCCGCACGTGAACTAATCCTTCAGGCTGGTAAAGGAGAACAATTACGCCTCAGGGCAATTGTAACCCGAAGCTATAGCGATGAAGAACTGATCAAAAGAGGTGAATTATTACGCACGGATTCTATCCATGGTCCTTTTAACGGAACCATTACGGAAGACTTTGAAAACAAAGCCCTGATCATCAACGGGCAAACCATTTATTTCATCGAAGCGAAACAACCGGAAGATGTTGACTATACACAGTACGACATCCATGATGCATTGCTGATTGACAATACTGGAATTTTCCGTGACCGCGAAGGTTTAGGCAGACACCTGACTGCCAAAGGAATCAGCAAGGTATTATTAACCGCACCTGCCAAAGGAGATATCCCGAATGTGGTTGCAGGAATCAATGATGCCCATATTGATTATGCCAATGAAACCATTTTATCCAATGCATCCTGTACAACCAATGCCATCGTACCGGTATTAAAGTTAATTGATGATGCCTTTGGAATCGAAAAAGGACATATTGAAACAGTTCACTCTTATACGAATGACCAGAACCTGTTAGACAATTACCATAAAAAATACAGAAGAGGCAGAGCAGCTGCATTAAACCTGGTGATCACAGAAACCGGGGCTGATAAAGCAGTGGCAAAAGTGATTCCTCATCTGGGTGGAAAGCTGACCGGAAATGCGGTACGTGTCCCTACACCAAACGTTTCCCTTGCTATCCTGAACCTCTCCTTAAATAAAGTGAGTTCAAAAGAAGAAGTAAGTGAAATCTTAAGACAAGCATCTCTTTTCGGAGACCTATCTGAGCAAATCGAATACTCGATCTCTAATGAACTGGTAAGCACCGATTTAATTGGAAACAGTCATGCTTCCATTATTGACGGACCCGCAACAATTATGGCGAAAGACAATAAATCAGTAGTACTGTATACCTGGTACGACAATGAATATGGCTATACCAGACAAGTAATCCGTCTGGCTAAAAAATTAGCGGGTGTAGTCAGGTTAACTTATTACTAG
- a CDS encoding sigma-70 family RNA polymerase sigma factor encodes MRQLKITQSITNRESQSLDKYLHEIGKVDLITAEEEVILARKIREGDQAALERLTKTNLRFVVSVAKQYQNQGLTLGDLINEGNLGLIKAAKRFDETKGFKFISYAVWWIRQSILQAIAEQSRIVRLPLNQVGSLSKISKAFSKLEQEYEREPSPEELADILETTVDKISDTLSNSGRHVSMDAPFVQGEENTLLDVLENHEPNTDSSLINESLSEEIKRSLSTLTEREREIIVLFFGLSTNHPLSLEEIGEKFNLTRERVRQIKDKALQRLRHTSRSKILKSYLG; translated from the coding sequence ATGAGACAACTCAAAATCACGCAATCCATTACCAATCGCGAAAGTCAATCTTTAGACAAATACCTTCACGAAATTGGTAAAGTAGATTTAATCACCGCCGAAGAAGAAGTAATATTAGCAAGAAAAATACGCGAGGGAGATCAGGCCGCATTAGAACGTTTAACAAAGACTAACCTACGTTTCGTGGTTTCCGTGGCAAAACAGTATCAAAATCAAGGTTTAACGTTAGGGGATTTAATTAATGAGGGTAACCTGGGTTTAATTAAAGCTGCAAAACGTTTCGATGAGACCAAAGGTTTTAAATTTATCTCTTATGCGGTTTGGTGGATTCGTCAATCTATATTGCAGGCTATTGCAGAACAAAGCCGTATCGTTCGTTTGCCATTAAACCAGGTTGGTTCCCTAAGTAAAATCAGTAAAGCCTTCTCTAAATTAGAGCAGGAATATGAGCGCGAGCCTTCTCCGGAAGAACTGGCAGACATCTTAGAGACTACGGTAGATAAGATCTCTGATACTTTGAGTAACTCCGGACGTCATGTGTCTATGGATGCTCCATTTGTTCAGGGTGAGGAAAATACCTTATTGGATGTGTTGGAAAACCATGAGCCAAATACCGATAGCAGCCTGATCAATGAATCTCTTTCTGAAGAGATCAAACGTTCCCTGTCTACATTAACAGAACGTGAGCGTGAAATCATTGTTCTTTTCTTTGGATTAAGTACCAATCACCCCCTGTCTCTTGAAGAGATCGGTGAGAAATTCAACTTAACCCGCGAACGTGTTCGTCAGATCAAAGACAAAGCTTTACAACGTCTTCGTCACACTTCAAGAAGTAAAATATTAAAATCATACCTGGGCTAA
- the lpdA gene encoding dihydrolipoyl dehydrogenase — translation MNYDVIVIGSGPGGYVAAIRASQLGLKTAVVERESLGGICLNWGCIPTKALLKSAQVFEYINHAAEYGIKTAEAEADFAAVIKRSRGVADGMSKGVQFLMKKNKIDVIMGTGKAKPGNKVEVKAADGTQKDYTATSIILATGGRSRELPNLKQDGKKIIGYRQAMVLPEQPKSMVVVGSGAIGVEFAYFYATLGTKVTVVEFMENIVPVEDEDISKQLLRSFKKAGIEVMTSSSVESVDTSGAGCKVQVKTASGMQTLECDIVLSAAGVVANIENIGLEEVGIKTEKGKVVVDEFYNTNIKGYYAIGDIVPGQALAHVASAEGIICVEKIAGHKPEPLDYNNIPGCTYCSPEIASVGYTEKAAKAAGYELKIGKFPFSASGKASAAGAKDGFIKMIYDAKYGELLGAHMIGANVTEMIAEIVVARKLETTGHEMLKSVHPHPTMSEAIMEATADAYGEVIHL, via the coding sequence ATGAACTACGATGTAATTGTAATAGGCAGCGGTCCTGGTGGATATGTAGCTGCGATAAGAGCTTCTCAGTTAGGTTTGAAAACTGCAGTAGTAGAACGCGAATCTTTAGGCGGAATCTGCCTTAACTGGGGTTGTATCCCTACCAAAGCCTTGTTAAAAAGTGCACAGGTTTTTGAATACATCAACCATGCTGCTGAGTACGGAATCAAAACCGCTGAAGCTGAGGCTGATTTTGCTGCTGTAATTAAACGCAGCCGCGGTGTTGCTGACGGCATGAGCAAGGGTGTTCAATTCTTAATGAAGAAGAACAAAATTGACGTGATCATGGGTACCGGAAAAGCGAAACCTGGAAACAAGGTGGAAGTGAAAGCTGCTGACGGAACACAAAAAGACTATACTGCAACCAGTATTATATTGGCTACAGGAGGCAGATCAAGAGAATTGCCTAATTTAAAACAAGACGGTAAGAAAATCATTGGCTACAGACAGGCAATGGTATTACCGGAACAACCAAAATCTATGGTTGTAGTAGGTTCCGGCGCTATCGGTGTGGAATTTGCTTACTTCTATGCCACTTTAGGAACTAAAGTGACCGTAGTTGAATTCATGGAAAACATCGTTCCGGTAGAGGATGAAGATATTTCAAAACAATTGTTGCGCAGCTTCAAAAAAGCAGGTATTGAAGTGATGACTTCTTCCAGCGTTGAATCTGTTGACACCAGCGGTGCAGGTTGCAAAGTTCAGGTTAAAACAGCTTCAGGTATGCAGACCTTAGAATGTGACATCGTTCTTTCTGCAGCTGGTGTGGTTGCCAACATTGAAAATATAGGTTTAGAAGAAGTAGGCATCAAAACCGAAAAAGGTAAAGTGGTAGTAGATGAATTCTACAATACCAATATAAAAGGTTATTATGCAATCGGTGACATCGTTCCTGGTCAGGCTTTAGCTCACGTGGCTTCTGCGGAAGGAATCATCTGTGTGGAAAAAATCGCAGGCCATAAACCAGAACCTTTAGATTATAACAATATTCCAGGATGTACTTATTGCAGCCCGGAGATTGCCTCTGTAGGTTATACTGAAAAAGCAGCCAAGGCAGCCGGATATGAGTTGAAGATTGGTAAATTCCCATTCTCTGCTTCAGGTAAAGCGAGTGCAGCAGGTGCAAAAGATGGTTTTATAAAAATGATCTATGACGCCAAATATGGCGAACTGCTAGGTGCCCACATGATCGGCGCAAATGTTACAGAAATGATTGCAGAGATTGTGGTAGCCCGTAAACTGGAAACTACTGGTCATGAGATGCTAAAATCTGTACACCCTCACCCTACTATGAGTGAAGCGATTATGGAAGCAACTGCTGACGCTTATGGTGAAGTAATTCACTTATAA
- a CDS encoding MBL fold metallo-hydrolase, which translates to MNLHTIDTGLFKLDGGAMFGVVPKSIWQKTTPADANNMCTWAMRCLLVEDGDRLILIDNGIGDKQDEKFMGHYYLHGEDTLDRSLAAKGFSRDDITDVFLTHLHFDHCGGSIIRQGDKLRPAFKNAFYWSNAKHWDWAVNPNDREKASFLKENILPIQESGQLRFVEDIEGVSFHEGINIRFAYGHTDAMMLPQIQYKGKTLVYMADLLPSVGHIPLPYVMAYDMFPLTTLTEKKAFLQEAAEKEYILVLEHDAVNECCTLQQTEKGIRLDRTFNLDSI; encoded by the coding sequence ATGAACTTACATACCATTGATACCGGATTATTTAAATTAGACGGAGGAGCCATGTTTGGCGTAGTCCCTAAATCTATCTGGCAGAAAACCACCCCCGCTGACGCGAATAACATGTGTACCTGGGCCATGCGCTGCCTGCTCGTCGAAGATGGTGATCGCCTGATCCTGATCGATAATGGCATCGGTGATAAGCAGGACGAAAAGTTTATGGGACACTATTACCTGCATGGGGAGGATACCCTGGACCGCTCTTTAGCTGCCAAAGGCTTTTCAAGAGACGACATTACCGATGTCTTTTTAACGCACCTGCACTTTGACCATTGCGGAGGTTCTATCATCCGCCAGGGAGACAAACTTCGTCCTGCTTTTAAAAATGCATTTTACTGGAGTAATGCCAAACACTGGGACTGGGCAGTAAATCCGAATGACAGAGAGAAGGCTTCCTTTCTAAAAGAGAACATTCTTCCGATCCAGGAAAGTGGACAATTGCGTTTCGTTGAGGATATAGAGGGCGTTTCCTTTCATGAAGGGATCAACATTCGTTTTGCCTATGGCCATACTGATGCGATGATGCTTCCACAAATTCAATATAAAGGTAAAACCCTGGTATATATGGCAGATTTACTTCCTTCTGTAGGCCATATCCCGCTGCCTTATGTAATGGCTTATGATATGTTCCCGCTAACAACTCTGACAGAGAAAAAAGCTTTCCTTCAGGAGGCCGCAGAGAAAGAATATATTCTCGTATTGGAACATGATGCAGTGAATGAATGCTGTACGCTTCAGCAAACCGAAAAGGGCATCAGACTTGACCGCACATTTAATCTGGATAGTATTTAA
- a CDS encoding potassium channel beta subunit family protein translates to MEYRRLGKSGLQVSALSLGSWLTFGQQISDKTADELMGIAYDAGVNFFDNAEGYAEGKSEEVMGKILKSRKWERESFVVSSKVFFGTENKGPNRVGLSRKHVIEACNAALKRLQVDYLDLYFCHRPDKNTPIEETVWAMNTLLQQGKILYWGTSEWSASEIMEAIRVSKQYNLIGPTMEQPQYNLLERHKMENEYLLLFKEYGLGTTIWSPLASGLLSGKYTSGVTKDTRLELKGMEWLKDAVLNEEKLKKAEQLQGLADQLNIPLAKLSLAWCLKNPNVSTVILGASKTAQLKENLTTLEVLPLLTEQVLADIEDIMQTRPQLPQF, encoded by the coding sequence ATGGAATACAGACGTTTAGGTAAATCAGGATTACAGGTCAGTGCACTTTCTTTAGGAAGCTGGTTAACATTCGGGCAACAGATCAGCGATAAAACTGCCGATGAGTTAATGGGAATTGCTTACGATGCAGGAGTAAACTTTTTCGATAATGCCGAGGGTTATGCGGAAGGAAAATCCGAAGAGGTGATGGGTAAAATCCTGAAATCGCGCAAATGGGAACGGGAATCTTTTGTAGTCTCGAGTAAAGTGTTCTTTGGAACGGAAAATAAAGGCCCGAATAGGGTTGGCTTATCACGTAAACATGTGATTGAAGCTTGTAACGCAGCCTTGAAGCGTTTGCAGGTGGATTACCTGGATCTCTACTTTTGCCATAGGCCAGATAAAAATACTCCGATTGAAGAAACCGTATGGGCAATGAATACTTTATTGCAGCAGGGTAAGATATTGTACTGGGGAACGTCAGAATGGAGTGCTTCGGAAATTATGGAAGCCATCCGGGTATCTAAACAGTACAACCTGATCGGGCCGACAATGGAACAACCTCAATACAATCTGCTGGAACGTCATAAGATGGAGAACGAGTACCTGCTGTTGTTTAAAGAATATGGGTTGGGAACAACAATCTGGTCGCCATTGGCTTCGGGTTTATTGTCCGGTAAATATACATCAGGAGTAACGAAGGATACCCGTCTGGAATTGAAAGGGATGGAATGGTTAAAAGATGCCGTGTTAAATGAAGAAAAATTAAAGAAGGCAGAACAATTGCAGGGACTGGCCGATCAGTTAAACATCCCACTGGCAAAATTGTCATTGGCATGGTGTCTTAAAAACCCGAATGTAAGTACGGTAATATTAGGTGCTTCAAAGACAGCGCAATTAAAAGAAAACCTGACTACACTGGAGGTGCTGCCGCTATTGACGGAGCAGGTTTTGGCTGATATAGAAGATATCATGCAAACCAGGCCTCAGTTGCCTCAGTTTTAA
- a CDS encoding S41 family peptidase: MIKHTPFRSASVFAIMLMPLAFSACKKSKVEPTKERNGQVSVPATGNTKQTPTTNRVELSNDSVFLYAKEVYYWNAALPTYDEYLPRKYTNGGSNLNNYENNLFNIGKISGSPDYEPGYSSLKYSFIEDFNEANPQASVPNALAAVDTEGNGNDVGLRVEGYRTSETMPTVYSLFVTAVYPGSPAALAGVQRGWVIKKINGQPYGANISSELELAKNVIGNQSVTIEGTIYTGGVKGADFSKTLAKKSYKSSPVYKATTLTVGTKKIGYLAFARFSTLDNNTKAELDEAFAGFSTNGVKDLVIDLRYNSGGYINTAEYLINLIAPSNTSGKVMFREYYNNTMRNGQAGILINQPVTDINGNLIYDRGLGRNLTQADDDYSPEAQSVSFSKKGSLGSVANVIFIVSDRTASASELVINSLKPFVNVKLVGETTYGKPVGFFPIRIENRYDVLYAMFETKNSNGEGGYFNGMVPDYNAATSSENGFFDNPFFEFGDVREGYLAKSVSVIPGTAGSSALAAAKNARMSIREESNTSVSAMVMVPSKRNSEFVGMIKTPGRR, translated from the coding sequence ATGATAAAACATACCCCATTCCGAAGCGCCTCCGTTTTTGCGATTATGCTGATGCCTCTTGCTTTTTCGGCCTGTAAGAAAAGTAAAGTAGAGCCGACAAAAGAACGAAATGGACAGGTTAGTGTTCCGGCCACCGGAAATACCAAACAGACGCCTACAACAAATAGAGTAGAGCTGAGTAACGACTCAGTGTTTCTATATGCGAAAGAAGTGTATTACTGGAATGCGGCGCTGCCAACCTATGATGAATATTTACCAAGAAAATATACAAATGGCGGGAGCAACCTGAATAATTATGAGAATAACCTTTTTAATATAGGTAAGATTTCTGGTTCTCCGGATTATGAGCCTGGTTATTCTTCTTTAAAATATTCCTTTATAGAAGATTTTAATGAGGCTAATCCTCAGGCAAGCGTTCCCAATGCCTTAGCTGCTGTGGATACGGAAGGTAACGGAAATGATGTAGGGCTTAGAGTAGAAGGTTACAGAACCTCAGAAACGATGCCAACAGTGTATAGCCTGTTCGTTACTGCGGTATATCCGGGATCTCCTGCAGCACTTGCAGGGGTGCAAAGGGGATGGGTAATCAAAAAGATAAACGGACAGCCTTATGGTGCAAATATTAGCTCTGAATTGGAACTGGCAAAGAATGTAATCGGAAATCAGAGTGTAACGATAGAAGGGACCATCTATACCGGTGGGGTAAAAGGAGCCGATTTCTCAAAAACATTAGCGAAAAAGAGCTATAAAAGCAGTCCGGTTTATAAGGCAACCACACTTACAGTTGGCACGAAGAAAATCGGTTACCTGGCTTTTGCAAGGTTCTCCACGTTAGATAACAATACCAAGGCAGAGCTGGATGAGGCTTTTGCAGGTTTTTCTACAAATGGAGTGAAAGACCTGGTGATTGATTTAAGGTACAATAGTGGCGGATATATCAATACAGCTGAATACCTGATCAACCTGATCGCACCTTCAAACACCAGTGGAAAAGTGATGTTCAGAGAATACTATAATAATACCATGCGTAATGGGCAGGCTGGTATCCTGATCAATCAGCCGGTTACTGATATTAATGGCAATCTAATTTATGACAGAGGTCTTGGAAGAAACCTGACCCAGGCCGACGACGATTATAGTCCGGAAGCTCAGTCTGTTTCATTCAGTAAAAAGGGTTCTCTTGGAAGTGTAGCCAATGTGATTTTTATTGTGTCCGACAGAACCGCGTCTGCCAGCGAACTGGTGATCAACAGTCTGAAACCTTTTGTCAATGTGAAACTGGTAGGGGAAACAACTTATGGAAAACCCGTTGGTTTCTTCCCTATCCGGATTGAGAATCGTTACGATGTGCTTTATGCCATGTTTGAAACTAAAAACTCTAACGGCGAAGGTGGTTATTTCAATGGAATGGTTCCTGATTATAACGCGGCAACCAGCTCGGAAAATGGCTTCTTCGATAATCCTTTCTTTGAGTTTGGAGATGTAAGAGAAGGGTATCTGGCGAAATCGGTATCGGTTATTCCGGGAACAGCAGGGTCTTCAGCCCTGGCAGCAGCAAAGAACGCAAGAATGAGCATCCGCGAGGAAAGTAATACTTCCGTTTCAGCCATGGTTATGGTGCCCTCTAAACGTAATAGCGAGTTTGTAGGGATGATTAAAACTCCCGGAAGAAGATAA